The DNA window GATTGTTTCCTTGTGGATTTGCAGGTATGAGAATATCTTCAACAATTTCCTAATCTAGCTACAGACCAATGCGCATCTCTAGATCAGACCTGCAGGAAGTCGATGTTGATGCTACTATTGCAGATTTTAACAAACTTGAAAGAAAAGCCATTGGCACTGTGCTTTTCCTGGATTGTGTTGGTAGTAAGCCAGCTATTGTTTCGACGATGATCCTTTGTCTTTTCTacaaatccaaatccaagaaacttccTTTAACCAACTGAAGGTCCTTGATGAACAAGCCTTGAAGAGAATTTTGggcataatttatcaaaaatttgcTGATAATGTCTTGTTTAAGACCTTTTATTTTTACTACCGATAGAACTCTCTGAAAGAAATCCAGATTTAGCACCGCGAGAGATTTTCCACACCAGGCTGATGGTGTCTCAGAATCAATGCACTGAACAGGTTTGGGTGAAAAATTATACTCTAGCTTTGACAAACCAAATGTTAGCTGCTCTTTACAGGCATTGTTTGCAATTGGGTTTGTTAACTGGCTAACAAGATTGacttcttcagatatcagtagtaatGTTTCACAGCAATGAAGAACAGATATCAAGTtagatatgtttgaaaataccgcATCCTTAAGGAATACCTCAGTACGAATTTCCAGATTTTTCTCGGAGATATCTTCTGTCATTTTCATGAACCTGGTTGCACATCTGAGTAACGCCACGTTTGATATGGAAATCTCAACGTTCACTCCATAGCAGAACTTTGCAGCAAGTTCAAATGCATCAGATCCGCCAGGAAGACTAgtaagattgattcttgaaaccTTTGTATCCTTCGTCTCTAGCAGCAGCTTTCTAATTTTTTCACTTCACGAAACCAGAGGGAACTGCAAATAATAACAAATTAGCAATAACATTAGAAATGTATCCAAGatattcttctttcatttttcttaattttaacacGAAGCACATAACTTAAGTTCTGTAGTTCTGTTTTTGCATCTGACTATTGACTTTTCTTTTCTCCTCAACAGAGTTGTATTGATATTGGTAGCCTACTTATAACGGCTAAAACATCAATCTTTTTCAAGTTACTTTAGACTAGCCATTTCTTTGCACAACTTCTGTTTTTCCATAGACTTGGGCATTGCAATGATGATGAAAAGTGGTAGATTAAATTACACTAGAGGAAGAAAGATTGCACACTTTATTTTTGTACCTTGTGAAGAGAAAAATTGGTTGATCCGACTTCTATAGTAAGATCACTCAAAACATCAGATATTGGCTTGCAATAGAAGATATAATCAATGATCAAAGGttggaaacttatatt is part of the Capsicum annuum cultivar UCD-10X-F1 unplaced genomic scaffold, UCD10Xv1.1 ctg28039, whole genome shotgun sequence genome and encodes:
- the LOC124890967 gene encoding BTB/POZ domain-containing protein SETH6-like; translation: MGVDVDHNIFWEGQTYKVKVVQEISSNEKIRKLLLETKDTKVSRINLTSLPGGSDAFELAAKFCYGVNVEISISNVALLRCATRFMKMTEDISEKNLEIRTEVFLKDAVFSNISNLISVLHCCETLLLISEEVNLVSQLTNPIANNACKEQLTFGLSKLEYNFSPKPVQCIDSETPSAWCGKSLAVLNLDFFQRVLSKRQRIIVETIAGLLPTQSRKSTVPMAFLSSLLKSAIVASTSTSCRSDLEMRI